ACAGACACACTGACCAGAAGAAGGCGACTTTATCGGCGAGCTTCTTCTCGTGGACGTTGCGGTCGAGCAGGTTGTAGCAGATGTTGGTGGACGCTCCCTCCATGCACTTGATGTAGATTTCTCCTTTGGTCACATCAAAGTTGTAGTCGAGGAACTGACCCGTGTGCTTGGTCTTCCAGAAGAAGTCCTTAGCAACGTCGCCCCAGAACTCTGCGGGACAGGAAGAGCGATCAGAGGGAGACGCATCAGTTTGCACATGAACTGTACGActattacaacaacaacaaacagtaaATAAACATGGGGTTGCGGTTCCTTCAGTTACACACCCCGACGCATCTTCCATCACCACGGGCATCACTCCGTCTGTGACATCATCGTTAGCGTGGAAATACCAATGTACCCTTACACTGTATTATTACTGCAGTAACATCCTGGTACCATTTATTATTCTCTTTGTTGTATCACATAATTGCGTGGTTACATTATAACCGCCGTGTTACAGTATTTTACGCCCTGTTGTTCTTCCTGAGGACAGTTTATGTTCCAAGTACAGAGTTTATGCTCGTTACAAATACAGTTCATATTAAATATGTCTGCCCTCCTGACGCActgctctgatgtgtttacagtttgtttttaacactaacacacacacacacacctgaaaagGTGTCGCTTACAGCAGAGCCTATAAACAGCCGGCTTTAATCACTGTTAATAATCAACCAGCTCAGGTTAAACTGTttaacagctgctgctgcagccagACGCCGCTTTGCAACGTTTTCCTCTAAAAACTGTCATCTGTGCATGAAGCCTGCAGCACAGACCGGCTGATATCATGCTTTACACACCTCCCTCCAGGAAACCACCTGAGCAGGTAAAACTACTTCCTTACTGCCACCAAACTAAAATAATCTCAAAGTTCATGTCTATGGGTTACACTAAACTACACTTATTACAAACAGAACAGCAAAACTTTCTTTCAAGTCATAAAGAGAAGTTTCATGTTATTTTTGCCCAAGCGGTCATTTAGCTTCTGAAACAGAACAAAGATGACATGAGTCCAGAAATATTCAGTctgatgaaaaaagaaaaaggtcctGAAAACTGGAGTATTTCATCCAGAGAACTGTGGATTTTTAAAAtgctgctcatttccagctcgctggttttattcttggactcagcTGAGCAGCTTTGCATGGTTTTATGTGACACTCTGCTACATGTTTAATTTTATAGATGCTGAATCTTTTCAGCTTCTTCGGCCTATTGGTATCAAAGTTGTTTCCCATTacaataaatggattacataaATGCTTGGATCATTCATTGTCACCCTCACTAAACTTTGATGGCTTTAACAGCAGCCTGCGTAGCCACGATGCCAACACGCCGTTGTGTTTCCAGAGGTGACCACATGTGGATGAGAGGGTGGAGTCAAAGGTATCACCAAATGCTGTGCGGTCACCAAGCTGCATCCTTGGACCGTATTAGTGCATCAACCCGGAGCACCGCCTTCTCAGATGATTAGTGcagtgacctcacagcagaCATTACTGGTCACATGATGTCATCACAAAGCtccaaaaggctccaacagcacaaacacgatCCAGAGGTCCAGTTCTGGGACTCTATGGGTACCGACTCAGTGCTGGCGCCTCCGCTGGtcactagaggaactgcagctttcaCACCCAAaatcttgtgtttctttttgtatttaatcCATTTCATCTTTTTGGATTTGTGGTTTTCAGCTAACTGGTAAGACTAAATTGGTCTCCATGGTCTCTGGCTATGATGTCACTGCACCTGCCTGATCGCTTGAATCCAAACCAAAGAGCGGAAAATGTCACAGATCAAAGGAGAGCACAGAGGGCACGCGCAGGGAGCGGTGCATCTGTACATGAAGACAGGTCTACACTCCACCCCCGTGCGCGTGCAttccggtgttgtgccaaaaagtgattgtctgccaaaaactgatttccggtatttgccaaaaagcgattgctcatatttaaagtgctataagtaacttgttgggctataatatgttaaacatatgtcaaatgcatcccttatggatgacataaagtcatcttgagccacaaacaacattcgtgtagCAAGATAcaagccgcaatcagtttttggcagcgacttttatataacctttatttatgcagtaaaaaaaatctcattaacattaaaaatgtcttttgtaagagtaagttgcccaacaggacagcagaaatggcagcaaatattacaatagttctgtaaaaatattttaagtggggataaaggaccggattggttataatgtaagtacaagttgtaaagatacttaaaaaacagataatgtTTTAATTCTTTATGTAACCCCTTTGTATcccctgttcaccgaagtctatttacgaacatacgtaaagatattacacataaaaaatacacagaaacactggaaatcagtttttggcagacaatcactttttggcacaacaccgggacTATCTGCACCTGCCCATTCACACTTTATAAGTTTAGCTGACTGTACGATGACGTTTCTGCACTTCTGCTTTAACCCTGACCCATCACCTGTGTCACCTGGGGTCGCAGGTGTCGTCTTTGCTACCTGAGCTACCGTTTTGAGGAGACTCACCGTCCGGGTTGTCCACGGACTTCATGTAGAGCTCTCTGTACTTGTCGAAACTCGGGACGTGAGCCTCCTTCAGCTCCTCGGAGCCGTGGAACACGTTCTCCTGCGGGGGTTTCTCAGGGATCATGTCTGAAACTCGAGCCGTGAGCTCAGCTTCCAGAAGAAACAACGGATCTAGCGGGCAGGTGTCCTTCAGCTGCAATTAATGAATGGTGGCTACGAGGCTAGCAGGGTGCCAGCTAACGGCTAGCAGCAAAGTTCATTTAGACTTCCTTGTTCTGCAGGAGCTTTTTTGTTGAGCTTCCGCTCAGACTTTGTGTGCAGAAGCCGAGCTTGGACCGTAAACTCGCAGGTGCGTCTGTAAACCGGATCCCAGGTGAGTGTGGGTGTAGCTCCCGTGGACTCTGTCCGCTCCTCTCGAGGAAAGTCCTGCAGATCGGACACGGAGCAGCTAACAGGCTAACGCGCTGAGCTAACAGCCTTCAGGAGAAAGAGAATTCACACGCGTGCGCAGAAGATTCCTCCCGCTTCAGCGTGTAAAGTGTGTTCTGGATAAATGTGGGCAGCAGTTGGACCTCTGGCCGAGCAGAGCCTGTGTGGACTCTCCGAAGGAGCCGCTGAGAGGGTTTCGTCTCTGAGCTGACAGGTCGCAgctccttctttttcttcttctgctccaGGAAAGCGTGTGGCGCTGAGCGCTGTTTGGCTccaggggcagccaatcagagatcACCGCTGATTCGCGGACTCACGGAACTGTAAGAATTTACAGTACTAACAATAATAAACAGGGCTGGTGCTGCATTCAAGTGCTTCTCACACAGGGTTTAAGATAGTAAAAGTTTTGTTTATTCAATTTTGGCTCAGTCtcggtactgtgcaaaagtcttgaacttACATTGTGCTGGGAAAATGAGAAATAGGTAAAGCGATGAATGGAAATCCAGTTTAGAAgccaaaaacagaatttatgtgATTCTAATGACCTTCAAGTCGGACAGATGGTGTTGCACGGTGAATCCAACTCTTATAGAACTTTTTTGTGTTCAATCCATGCGTTTTAAGTTTACCTGTGACAGAGCTTCATCCTTAGAATTACTCAAATATATTTTGTAATTCCagaagcggaagtgaatggaagGGTGGTGTTTTGAGGCTAGTTTCATTTTTCCTTAGATTATTGATAACGGTCCAATGCTGCACCCTTGTGGGCACAGCTGTGTATTACAGCAGTCCctcatatcatatttttatctatttattttttaagtatttgAGTCAATCCGGCAGCATTTCTCTGAGACAGGAGAGCGGTCTCAGAAGCTCATGACCCGTTATTGATCCTCGTGAAAGAGAAAAATCTTTAATTATACATTTATCACTCAGTCTCCTCCTAATCAGTTTTTATTCTGTAGGATGAGCGGTGGCTcgacagagctctgactgtttgtcagcctggctacagagctgaagagaaacctggggttgttcttattttcttcaatcagtgatgaatagtaagatgttctggctttgcggagggctttcttataaagcagcaaactatttctccaggctaaatgatgatcctctaaatttgtgacacgccatttcctctccagattacgagtcatcagctttagggtacgtgtttgagaattataccacggagtcaggtacttctgattagagaccttagttttcacaggagctacagtatccagagtcgtatgTAGTGAGGAGgagaaattattaacaagataatcgacctctgttggagcagcgttcagatagctgctccgctctgtgttggtacagggcattggagatgataacagtgggtggattatagtcttaaacttagttacagcactttcagaaagacatctactgtgataaagtctactcttcaccgctgtgtaatcaattattgtaaatgtaaatgttatcaggaaatcaGGATATTATACTGTAATCggctcaccagccactttattaggtacaccttggtAGTACTGGGCTGGACCCCCTTTAATACTTCTTGGCTCAGATTCAACAATATATTCTGGtgacatgacatcatcatgacatcatacagctgcagcaccCATAATGAGAATCTCCTGAACATCCCGAAGCTGCTCTGCTGGACTGAGATCTGTGACTGCGGATGTCGTCCGAGGACAGCGAACTAATCGTCATGGTGAGGAAACCAGTTTGGTCTTAGCTTTGAGATGTCGGAAATCTGGGATTCATAGAGTATTCCTCTGACGCCGTCACAAGCCATCAGCAGCCACCCCTGGGTAGGCTTAAACGATGCTCGGCTGGTCCTGAAACCCCCCAGCAGCAACCTGAACACGGACGCTCTCGTGACGTTCACACCACAGATGCGCTTCACACACCAGTGCATAAACACTACAAAGCTTTCCTCCAGTTAAAACAAGGCCAGCTTCAGGTGGTGGCTGTGGAGACCTTTACAAACACATGTGCATTTTTGGCCTTTAAGGATTCAAGATCTTTGTGATTATCAGCGTTAACTGAGAATCGAACCTGAAACATATCTGTAGCTCATCATCATCCACTCACAGACAGAGCAGAAAGAGCCTCGTCGTCTCAGAGCTCACATCAGCAGCTGGAAGCTTAGAGGCACATCTGGGAAGAGCAGAGGAGTGAGCTCAGCTCCTGCTGTGACTCACACCATCGCTGCTTCAGGAGAACATCTGGACCTCCTGCAGATGTTAGACTCAAAACCCAGCAgaccaaaaaaacccatcatACTCTCAGCTTTGCTGCCTCTCTGAGTGGGAGTGGTTTTTAACAAACACCTGAAGGATTGTTTTCCTGTCATCGCCAAGTTGGAGCGCGATTCTGTGGAAAGGAGGAAAAACAGCCGACTCAGGCGTGGAAATACTGTTTTATTGTCTGTACGAAACTTTATTAAAGAAGtataacaaacacagagagaagccCGGACAGAGAAGACTCGGGTGGCGCTTGGCCCGCGGCGTGCACGCTTATCGGCACAGAGCGTTAAAAGGggagagaggtcagaggtcagtcaAGCATCATTACCTTTAAAGCGAGTATTTCCCTTCGCTCAGACACGTTCTGTACCAGTCAGACATGAAACACCACCACAGTCCTTCTAACACTTACAGTGACACACTTATCGTTCAAGCAGACCGCAGTCCGCGTTCGGACGTGAAAAAAACTCTCAGCACAAAGACAGAAGCGCCGTTAACCTGGTCACCTGATGTTGGCAGTGCGGAGGAAGTAACGCCGCTCTTCCACCAGCGTGATGCTGGGACCTCGCCCTCAGAGGTTCTCcaagaacagagcagctgtgtccAGGTGAAGATGCTCCGTACCAGCTCTGGAGTGGCTACTGGGACCACAGGGGTGGAAGAATAGAACCATTACCTCTTTTCTACCAACTCTGTGCTGCTGAGAGCCCAACATGGCGGAGGGTCAGCGGCTGAAGAAGACGTTTATGCTACTGAAGACAGCGGTAAGTGTGGACGCAGCAATGCCGCCATGCTGTTGCTGTTTTGGTTCAACATCAAATACCTCCGAGCACAGACGAGCATTCTTTAGACCAAACCCAAGCTCACTTCCTGCTCCTCTAATCCCCTCAAAAAAAGATTTAGACAGAAAGTCACAGTTCCACGCCGACGTGTTTTTTTCCTAACAGTTCAGAGCTTCGTGTGAATTTTACTGAAGGTTTTTCCTGGTTTGGAGGGGCGGGCCTTAATGGGGTCAGTCTCTAGGGAAGCTCCGCCTCCAGTTCCTCACGCCACCAGCTTTAACGTGACGCCAGCAAAAGTTTCAACAAATTCATTCGGACAAACGTGCCAAAATACAGTTCACGTAAAGTTTAATGTTTAATTGTCTTCACCCCCACCCATCTCCACCACCTCTGCCCGGCCGCCAGGGCTTCTGATCCGCCTGTTTTAACTCCGCCCACTCGTCACTATGACGGAGCTAAACGGCACAcgcaaaaataaaattagaaaaaaagaaacgcaaacaaataaaacatttaaaaaaagttctttgatttttttcaagaatgcagaaatgtctctttccagaAAGAAACCCAAATCCACACTCGGGTCCCTCCGCCCGTGAGAGAGCTGTAACCGGCGGATGGAGACGGCAGAGGGAAATAGTTCCTGCATAAAACGGATCACGAGTGCCTTTTCTTTTGCGTGGTTCACATTCTTCTGGAAAGAGAGATCCCTGCAGAGCTTTCAAACCTGCTTTTGTGCCTTTATGAACTTTCACATCAGTCGCATTAATCAGAAGCCAGACTACAACTTAAACTAGGAGACTACTTCAGTTTTCCTCCTCGGGTCCGAAAGCAACATGTGCTGCAGCACAGACCAAAAAACTAGCCGGCAACCCCACCCCGAGGCTCCGCCCGCTCTTCCAGAAAATACATTCTGAAAAAGATGGAGAAACGAAAAGATCGGAGACGCTGAAGGCAACAAGCAGGAGAGCGGACCGAGCCTCAGCCGGACACTTTTGGGAGCGTTTGATGGAAGACGGACGCCGAGCGTTTCCCCACAACGACCTCCATACTGACAGTAAACGCACaaacagtgcacacacacacacacacacacagtaaagaAAGATTAAGGCCATCGATGGAACATTTCAGAAACTGGGCTCCAGTCAGACCCACGACAGCGCTGCAGGGACGTGTATGCAGACTCACAGTGATTCCCACGCGCTTCCTTCAGCACGCTAAGCAATACGCTTAAACCCCGACGCAGGACACGCCGAACTCTAACAGGAAGCGTCCGCAGACAGACCCAATCGGCCGCGAGCCCGAAAGAGCCGGACAGGCTTTTAACCCGCGCGCGCAGATTGAAGACGAGCTGACTGCTGTGCAAACCAAAGAGGGGTTACAGCGAGTGCATCAGAGGGGCGGAGTCAGTGACAGCACAGCCTGAGGGTGGAGGTACCCCCACCCTCTGCCCCCAGCTGCTCAGTCGGGTTTCGGCTGGAGCGCACAGCATTTGGGTTTTCCGTGATGTGTAAGGGCCGCTGCAGGAAACAGACAAAACAATCTGGTTTGGTTCTTTTTTACTAAACATTGTCGTGTTGATCAGAAGGCTGCCAAACGCAAACACGTCCTGCAGTTTGTTAGGAAGCCTGACATGTCCGATGTGCTACCAGGAACATTTTCAGTGTGAGGGAAAAATCTCTGCGCTGACGTGGCTGCGATCAGAAAGGTGAACAACACGtgccaaacacaaaaacacaaccagTGGAGAGAGGTGGGAGGCGTGAAGAACAGGAGCATCAATTTACAAAAGCTCAGCACAAATAAAGATGGTGGAAGAAGGCCAGCAGACGAGCCGGCGGCGCCGCGTCCCAGACTAAACCTGCACAAACCCTCAGCGGGTTCGCTCGGAATGTGTCGGGATTAGTTTGGGAAGTCGGCCGGGTCTGCGGAGGAGGATCTCCACGTTtcatttcaaacacacacagacagacacacacacacacagagaacatCATCACCGTGTTTTCAAATCAAAGTTCGTTACAAACACCAGATATGTTTGTTGGCACCATCCGGTTTTGGGAAAGATGGAGTAACAGGGGGAGGCGGGGCCGAGGCTTCGCGGTAAAGGATGTTTGTCGAAGGTGAGACGAAGGAGAAGTCCAGCAGGTActtttgggggagggggggaggggggggggtcaaGCTGAGACCGGGTTCGGCGCTGGATATAAAAACCAAAGGCTCGGCTTGATCGGGGTGTGGAGGCGGGTTGGTGGGCGAGGACGTCTACGAGAAACGTTGCTGCAGTCTTGAATATTAAAACTCCTCCTGATCCTCAGCGTCCGGTATGACGAAGCCCTCCTGGAGACAAACGCAGACGGGACACAGTTTTAGGCTCAGCACGAAATGTCACTTCCCGTTTGCACTACAAACCAATCATGTGCCGTGCTGCATTATATCAAATGAAAGTGTGTATGTGTCCAGTGAAGAAGCACTTTGActgtaaacacatttaaaaagtgcCGACGTGTGTTTAGGATCCTTCCCGAGGAGCTTTTGGAAGTTTTGGCATCGCCTGCGGCCGAGAGCCACAAACCACACCAACGAGTTCAAGAgcgcatttaaaaaaacaacattaatcTGCATAAACACAATAATGATACATGTGTGTAAATGAAGCAGCAGTGTGGGAGGCTGGCACAGTGAGCTGCATGCCTCTGCAAGAATCCACAGCAGCTGTTCACACTGCAACAAATGGCACTTCCTGTGAGGAACACGGAGCGCATTTCAGCCAATCAGGTGTGAGGGATGTCTGGTGTGTCATATCTGAGCTGCAGAGTAAAAATGGATCCTCCGGTTCTGTAATTTAGCCACGTGATTCATGAATTATTGAAAGCTAATCACTCACGTCTGTGGCGTAGAGGATGTCGACGATCCTCTGCAGCGTCGGGTCGCCCTCGCCTTCCTTCTCCTGGCAGATCAGCTCGATGTTCCTcagctttccaaaataaaagtctctctccttctccatgTCCTGGATGGTGGATTTCAGCATCTCCATCTGTGGACGAAGATAAAGACACCTGATCAGCACTCCTCGCCTCGCCGTCGTCCTTACAGAGGCGACAGTCTGCCCTCTGACCTCATTGATGAGCTCAGCCACCTCCTCGTCGTTTCCTCCCGTCCCCGCCTTCTTCGCACTGACCGGAGCCACCTTGGGCGCCACCTTAGCCACGGGGGGCCTCTGAGGAGCTGAGGAGAAATTAGAAGGTCAGCGACACGATCAAAACTTCAGCACTTCTAAACCCGTCTGTAACCGTCACCCATCTGaaatctgaccaatcagacgAGTCGGCTCTTACCTTGATTGAGGGCCTTTTTGGGTGGTTTGTTGAGGGCTGACGTGGCGGGGTTGGGCGTGGGCATGGCGTCCTGCCCCTGTCTCGCCTCCACGGGGTCGTACTCCTTTCCGTCGTAGTTGGCGTCGAAGAACTTCTTGAACCACTGTACGAACTCGAAGTTATCCTGGAACTTCCCCTTCACCAGTTTGTCCACCGGAATGATCTGGAAGAGACGGAGAAATGGCGCCAGGCTGTTAGCGGCGCTCTGACTGCAGGGTTTACATAAAAACTCAAGTTTCATCACTTGTCTCTTTGACATTTAAAGTTCGACGGACATCATGTTAGTCCCACCCTGGACCGACACAGAGTCCCGTTAAACCATCTACAGCAGCGgagtccaactccaggcctcgggcGCCGGTGTCCTgctggttttagatctcaccctgggtcagcacacctgaatcagatGATTAGTTCACGACCAGACCTCTGGTGGACATTATTTAGCCATTTACATCAGCTGATAACGCCGCCCTCGAGTCCCCCCACCTGACATGTTCATTCTTTCCGTTTTGTCATTTGCTAGAATGAAATTAACCGTTCAGAACAATCAGACCT
This region of Maylandia zebra isolate NMK-2024a linkage group LG20, Mzebra_GT3a, whole genome shotgun sequence genomic DNA includes:
- the mapre1b gene encoding microtubule-associated protein RP/EB family member 1b is translated as MAVNVYSTSVTSDNLSRHDMLVWINESLQMNLTKIEMLCSGAAYCQFMDMLFPNSVPLKKVKFGAKLEHEYIHNFKLLQVAFKKMGVDKIIPVDKLVKGKFQDNFEFVQWFKKFFDANYDGKEYDPVEARQGQDAMPTPNPATSALNKPPKKALNQAPQRPPVAKVAPKVAPVSAKKAGTGGNDEEVAELINEMEMLKSTIQDMEKERDFYFGKLRNIELICQEKEGEGDPTLQRIVDILYATDEGFVIPDAEDQEEF